In the Geobacter sp. FeAm09 genome, one interval contains:
- a CDS encoding HU family DNA-binding protein: MPSLRRLIHRARKESTMTKAELAVKIAEAAGITKTQAEKALKGFIDATTAALRSGEKVTLIGFGTFSAVTRKARTGRNPQTGKALKIPAKTVGKFSAGKPLKDLKASAPKKAAPKKAAAPKKAAPKKAKKK; the protein is encoded by the coding sequence ATGCCTTCATTGCGGAGGCTAATTCATAGAGCTCGAAAGGAGAGCACAATGACCAAGGCAGAGCTGGCAGTAAAGATCGCAGAGGCGGCAGGAATCACCAAGACGCAGGCTGAAAAGGCCCTCAAGGGGTTCATCGATGCTACGACCGCAGCACTCAGGAGTGGCGAGAAGGTCACCCTGATCGGCTTCGGCACCTTCAGTGCGGTCACGCGAAAGGCTCGTACCGGAAGAAACCCCCAGACCGGCAAGGCGCTCAAGATTCCGGCCAAGACCGTTGGCAAGTTCTCCGCGGGCAAACCCTTGAAAGACCTCAAGGCTTCTGCGCCCAAGAAAGCTGCTCCCAAGAAGGCGGCG